A DNA window from Solanum lycopersicum chromosome 3, SLM_r2.1 contains the following coding sequences:
- the LOC101263802 gene encoding pentatricopeptide repeat-containing protein At3g47530, producing the protein MRAISPHCSSVSAFRWLSSHAAVRVDNHRQCLTGPTNHTSHLHTEKTEPLISLIKSTSSKPHLLQIHAHLIRKSLFQDPIFFSPFLFGIALPPFHDLGYASQVFSKFRKPDVFQYNIMIRAYGMSDSPGNGFMLYQEMLRSGVSPNSLTSSFVTNCCIKIGSLFGGLQIHARILRDGHQSDGRLLTTLMDFYSSNEKYTEACKVFDEMSHRDTIAWNVLISVYMRNRRTRDALGLFDMMQSSYDCQSDDVTCLMLLQACANLNALAFGERVHRYCEEHGFDKAMNICNALITMYSRCGCLEKAFEVFKGMTEKDVVSWTAMISGLASNGYGRDAIEAFREMQRVGVSPDDQTFTGVLSACSHSGLLDEGRMFFNSMSKEFGISPNIHHYGCVVDLMGRAGMVDEAYNLINSMKVKPDATIWRTLLGACRIHHQAELGEQVIERLIELKAQEAGDYVLLLNIYSSLGDWGKVVNVRKMMKDRGIQTNPACSTIEFRGKIHEFVANDFSHPRKTEIYETLDEINQQLRIAGYVAETVAELHNVGTEDKQIALSYHSEKLAIAFAVLSTPPGTSIRVAKDLRICVDCHNFAKILSAVYSREVIIRDRNRFHHFREGRCSCNDYW; encoded by the coding sequence ATGAGAGCAATCTCTCCTCATTGTTCTTCTGTGTCCGCCTTCCGTTGGCTGTCTTCTCATGCGGCGGTGCGTGTAGACAACCACCGCCAATGCCTTACCGGACCCACAAATCATACCAGTCACTTGCATACCGAGAAAACCGAACCTTTGATTTCGCTTATCAAGTCAACTTCTAGTAAGCCTCATTTGCTACAAATCCACGCCCATCTCATCCGCAAGTCTCTCTTTCAAGATCCAATTTTTTTCTCACCTTTCTTATTTGGTATTGCTCTTCCTCCATTCCATGATTTGGGTTATGCTTCTCaggtattttcaaaatttagaaaacCCGATGTTTTCCAGTACAACATCATGATTAGAGCTTACGGAATGAGTGATTCACCGGGAAATGGTTTTATGTTGTATCAAGAAATGCTAAGGTCGGGTGTGTCACCGAATTCTCTAACATCTTCATTCGTTACGAATTGTTGTATAAAGATTGGGTCTTTATTTGGTGGGCTACAGATTCATGCTCGAATTTTGAGAGATGGGCATCAATCTGATGGACGACTGCTGACCACATTGATGGATTTTTATTCATCTAATGAGAAGTATACCGAAGCTTGCAAAGTGTTCGATGAAATGTCTCATAGAGATACAATAGCTTGGAATGTGTTGATTTCTGTATATATGCGTAACCGACGAACTCGGGATGCTTTGGGTTTATTTGATATGATGCAGAGCTCGTATGATTGCCAATCTGACGATGTTACTTGTTTGATGTTACTTCAGGCTTGTGCAAATTTGAATGCATTGGCATTTGGTGAGAGAGTTCATAGATATTGTGAAGAACATGGTTTTGACAAGGCAATGAATATCTGTAATGCACTTATAACTATGTACTCTCGGTGTGGTTGCCTCGAAAAGGCTTTTGAGGTGTTTAAGGGAATGACCGAAAAAGATGTGGTGTCTTGGACTGCCATGATATCGGGGTTGGCTAGCAACGGTTATGGCAGAGATGCAATTGAGGCATTTCGGGAGATGCAAAGAGTAGGTGTTTCCCCTGATGATCAGACTTTCACTGGTGTTCTTTCTGCTTGTAGTCACTCCGGACTACTTGATGAGGGTAGGATGTTTTTCAATAGTATGAGCAAAGAGTTCGGGATTTCACCAAACATTCATCATTATGGGTGTGTGGTTGATCTAATGGGTCGTGCTGGTATGGTTGATGAAGCTTACAACCTTATAAATTCGATGAAGGTCAAACCAGATGCAACAATATGGAGGACTCTACTAGGAGCTTGTAGGATTCATCACCAAGCTGAGCTAGGAGAACAAGTCATTGAGCGTTTGATTGAACTTAAAGCACAAGAAGCTGGAGATTATGTTCTACTGTTGAATATTTATTCATCGCTTGGTGATTGGGGTAAGGTAGTAAACGTGAGAAAAATGATGAAAGACAGGGGAATCCAAACCAACCCTGCTTGTAGTACTATTGAGTTCAGAGGAaaaatacatgaatttgttgcaaatgacttttcgcACCCAAGAAAGACAGAAATTTACGAGACGTTGGACGAGATCAATCAGCAACTTAGGATAGCAGGATACGTTGCTGAGACAGTGGCAGAGTTGCACAATGTAGGTACAGAAGACAAGCAGATTGCATTATCTTATCACAGTGAGAAATTGGCTATAGCTTTTGCGGTTCTATCAACTCCACCTGGCACGTCAATTAGAGTTGCAAAAGACCTCCGGATTTGTGTTGACTGCCATAACTTTGCCAAGATACTGTCAGCAGTCTATAGTCGAGAAGTTATCATTAGAGATCGGAACCGCTTCCATCATTTCAGAGAAGGTCGATGCTCGTGCAATGACTATTGGTAA